A window of the Schistocerca nitens isolate TAMUIC-IGC-003100 chromosome 5, iqSchNite1.1, whole genome shotgun sequence genome harbors these coding sequences:
- the LOC126260232 gene encoding transcription factor Adf-1-like, with protein sequence MDIERPINSARERSVLWEQKNKYYHNRDFVRQAWNEIAEDCGTDSEVLKNKWKNLRDTFRSELKKTRAERSGDEGGMPHFQSNWPWYELMTFLTDIMTPRKTKTNVHHSKRTASQHDDAHDDVPFSPALTEKESVSPDETNQARSSRL encoded by the exons ATGGACATCGAAAGACCAATTAACAGTGCGCGTGAACGCTCCGTGTTGTGggagcagaaaaataaatattaccacaatagggattttgttcgtcaagcatggaatgaaatagctgaagattgtggaacagaca gcgaggtactgaagaataaatggaagaacctacgtgacactttccgctctgaactcaaaaaaactcgtgctgaacgttcaggagacgaaggtggcatgccgcatttccaatccaattggccgtggtacgagctaatgaccttcctgactgacataatgacgccacggaagaccaagactaatgttcatcacagtaaaagaacagcatcgcaacacgacgacgcacacgacgacgtaccattttcaccagctcttacagagaaagagagtgtttcacctgatgaaaccaaccaagccaggtcttcaagactgtaa